Proteins co-encoded in one Neofelis nebulosa isolate mNeoNeb1 chromosome 2, mNeoNeb1.pri, whole genome shotgun sequence genomic window:
- the MFAP2 gene encoding microfibrillar-associated protein 2 — MRAAYLFLLFLPAGLLAQGQYDLDSLSPFPEHVQYTHYSDQIDQPDYYDYQEVTPRPPAEQFQSQQQVQQEVVLAPTPAPGNAETEPTEPGPLDCREEQYPCTRLYSIHKPCKQCLNEVCFYSLRRVYVVNKEICVRTVCAHEELLRADLCRDKFSKCGVMASSGLCQSVAASCARSCGGC; from the exons ATGAGAGCTGCCTACCTCTTCCTGCTGTTCCTGCCTG CGGGCCTGCTGGCTCAGGGCCAATATGACCTAGACTCTCTGTCTCCGTTCCCGGAACACGTCCAGTACACCCACTACAGTGACCAGATAG ACCAACCGGACTACTATGATTATCAAG AGGTGACTCCTCGGCCCCCTGCGGAGCAGTTCCAGTCCCAGCAGCAAGTCCAGCAGGAAGTCGtcctggcccccaccccag CACCAGGAAATGCGGAGACAGAGCCCACGGAGCCTGGGCCTCTGG ACTGCCGCGAGGAACAGTACCCGTGCACCCGCCTCTACTCCATCCACAAGCCCTGCAAACAGTGTCTCAATGAGGTCTGCTTCTACAG CCTCCGCCGCGTGTACGTGGTCAACAAGGAGATCTGTGTCCGCACGGTGTGTGCCCACGAGGAGCTCCTCCGAG CTGACCTGTGTCGGGACAAGTTCTCCAAATGTGGCGTGATGGCCAGCAGTGGCCTGTGCCAGTCCGTGGCGGCCTCCTGTGCGAGGAGCTGCGGGGGCTGCTAG